A region of the Myxococcus stipitatus DSM 14675 genome:
ACCGTCACCGTGGACACCGGTGGCTTCCCGCCCGAGCAGCTGGCGAGCATCGCCGCCCTGTCCGCGAAGCTGGGCGCGGTGGAGCACATCAAGGTGGACGCGCGCGCCACGCTGTTCCAGGGCTACCTGCGCCACCTCATCGCCGGCAACGTGCTGCGCGGCCAGCTCTACCCCCTGAGCGTGTCCGCCGAGCGCGCGTGCCAGGCGGTGGAGGTCGTGCGCGTGGCGCGCGAGAAGGGCGTGCAGTCGTTGGCCCACGGCAGCACCGGCGCCGGCAATGACCAGGTGCGCTTCGACGTGGCCTTCCGCTCGCTGGCGGGAGACCTGGAGCTGCTCACCCCCATCCGCACGCTGGGCCTGAGCCGTCAGCAGGAGCTGTCGTACCTGGCCGAGCGCGGCATCCACATGCCGCCGAAGCTGGGCTCCTACTCCGTCAACGAGGGCATGTGGGGCACGTCCGTGGGCGGCAGCGAGACGCTCAACTCGTGGAGCGCGCTGCCCGAGGCGGCCTTCCCCGCGGGTGAGATTCCCACGGACCTGAAGCCTCGGCCCCTCACGGTGGGCTTCGAGCAGGGCATCCCCACGTCGCTCGACGGCAAGGCCCTGAGCCCCGTGGACCTCGTCGAGGCGCTCAACGTCCTGGGCCGCCAGTACGGCATCGGCCGGGGCGTGCACCTGGGCGACACCATCCTCGGCATCAAGGGCCGCGTCGGCTTCGAGGCCCCCGCCGCGCACCTGCTCATCACCTCGCACCGCGAGCTGGAGAAGCTGGTGCTGTCGGGCAAGCAGCTCTTCTGGAAGGAGACCGTGGGCAACCTCTACGGCTCGCTGCTGCACGAGGGCCACTTCTTCGACCCGCTGGTGAAGGACCTGGAGGCGTTCCTCACGTCCTCGCAGGAGCGCGTGACGGGCGAGGTGCGGCTGATGCTCCACCCGCGCTCGATGGTGGTGGAGGGCGTGCGCTCACCGCACTCGCTGATGGACGCGAAGGTGGCGACGTACGGCGAGGCCAACGTGTTGTGGACAGGCTCGGAAGCGGCGGGCTTCGCCAAGCTGTACGGCGTGGCGCAGATGCTCTCGCACCGGGCGAAGGGAGGCTGACATCATGAAGGTCTTCGTCGACAAGGTCGGAAGTGTCACCCGCAACCTGGGCCTGGGCCGCACGGTTCACCTCACCACCGAGGTCAAGGCGGAGGAAGGCGCCGTCATCGCCGTGCGCATCCATGGCGAGAAGAGCGTCTACAACCAGCTCGAGGACTGCAACGGCCGGCTGGTGACGCTGCACGGGGGCGACATCATGGTGGGC
Encoded here:
- the argG gene encoding argininosuccinate synthase — encoded protein: MSKKNVVLAFSGGLDTAFCTVYLREQGYTVTTVTVDTGGFPPEQLASIAALSAKLGAVEHIKVDARATLFQGYLRHLIAGNVLRGQLYPLSVSAERACQAVEVVRVAREKGVQSLAHGSTGAGNDQVRFDVAFRSLAGDLELLTPIRTLGLSRQQELSYLAERGIHMPPKLGSYSVNEGMWGTSVGGSETLNSWSALPEAAFPAGEIPTDLKPRPLTVGFEQGIPTSLDGKALSPVDLVEALNVLGRQYGIGRGVHLGDTILGIKGRVGFEAPAAHLLITSHRELEKLVLSGKQLFWKETVGNLYGSLLHEGHFFDPLVKDLEAFLTSSQERVTGEVRLMLHPRSMVVEGVRSPHSLMDAKVATYGEANVLWTGSEAAGFAKLYGVAQMLSHRAKGG